The Pungitius pungitius chromosome 21, fPunPun2.1, whole genome shotgun sequence genome includes the window CCTAAATGAGTACATTTAAAACCTAGAAATGTTAAATTTACAGTCTCATACATATTAATGTGTCATTTTCCCAAAGCTGAACCACagagtgaatgtttttttgtttttgtacgtTCTCAAATTTGCTATTAGAATCTTCtgattcaaattcaaaatgtaaatgtaaaaaggaaatataaagCCATTTCTGCCTTGGTGTATGAATTGTGTTCCGCTATACCGCAGCATACTTGAAAACATGATACTTCAGTGAGAGCAGATTGATTTTGTCCACCAACTGTGTCCTACATTGTTCTCTCTGGCTTCGTTTGAAGGCATTGTAGATGTTGATGAGGGTGAAGTGATCGCCTTCAGGGTGCTGGAACTTCCTGTGACACTGGACCGCCTCGTGGCCCCTACCAGCAGGTGGCTCCAGGAAGCAGCTCGTGGCTAAAAGACAACCACACAATGagctcatcatcatcaagaGAGACTGAGCCACTCTTGCCAAAGACCATCTGGTTCTGtgtcagggggtgggggaccgCAGCTTCGTACACCTGCAGATGAGCTACTACGACGAGTACCATCTGGCTAATCTGCAAACCGACAAGGATCTTCACTCATTAGGAAAACATCTCGTTCCGAGTGGAGGCTGGAGCATGTGGTACCTGTAAGCATTGCTGCGATTGTCAACATCTCGCTCACGCAGTCAAACTCGCAAGATGCCAGCAGCGCTTTGGccatctgagggtccagggggATCTCAGACATGATGATGCCAATCTCAGACAAGTTGCCATCATTGTCTAAAGCTGCGAGGTAATCAAGCTCCTCCAGCGCCTGCATGAGACCCTCAGGATCTGCAACCAGGAACAAAAAGGCTTCGGCTTGACATGACAGCAGATGCATAAATCAAAGTGTTCCAAGCTGTGTGTTGTCTTGGGGGCATTACTCGTACTTAAATGCTGCTTTAAGAGGAATTTGAAAATGCCTCAAGGATCTCAATGGTAGTATCCAAAATGGACACCAGGGCAGCTGCTAAAAACCAAATACCATGTATTGTAGTTACTGATGAAGTAAATCAATTGAAAATTActatcattttctcatagaccttGATGCAACCAGAGTTCTTTTCAGTCTGCAATAGAATGACAATATTACAGTACGTTTGGCCAGACCATCCTCTTCATTGTACATGTCTGGTGCTGTTGTATAACCGTTAATGAGCTGGCCTCTTTTACTCTGTTCTGTTCATGTTAGGGGTGGTTAGACCTCAGACAATAGTTAGTAGCAGAGTCCTGTCAGCTCAGCTAAATCATGGATGACTGGTCCCAAAGAGCTACACAGAGCAAATTCATTTGTGCTTCCTGTAGCTAGcaaacacccacccacccacccaccccccttctGCATTTGAGGGTGGAAGAACGATTTGTCTGTGGGAACCAGCACCGTCGGTATAAAATGCAATGTCCACTAGCAGGCCGCATCACCTGGTCTCTCTATGAAATCACACTGTCCCAGGCCGGCTATCTCCATCCTTTTTAGGAAAAGGACTGTTGGAGTAATGTTGGACTCCAAAATCTGTGCGGGGTTCTCTGCAGGAAGCTGTCCGTCTTCTTGATACAGGCAGAAACATTTGCCTAGGAAATTAATTCAGAAGGGAAAATGGCCACTTAATTATAGTTTTACATGAAGTTATATGATATAGTATAGTAAATATcccaagagggagagagagagagagagattaccaGCTCTGCGTCTGATAATATTTAACAACTCAAATTGGTTCAAGCATTGCCCAGCTGTAGAAGATGGTCAAACACACCTGTTGGTCCAGAGAGCCGCCTGCGTACGTCTGCCTGATATTGACTGATGGGTTGAAGAACCTCTGAGTTAGCTCTTATTCTTGGATTGTACACCTAGAAAAGATCCAACCACATGCCAATTAAAAAAGATATATTTCCATATTACTCATTTAAAGCAAATATGATTTGAtggcaaaaaaagcaaaccatCTTCTTCTGGACTCCTGTGTCGATGACAAAGTTGACCGACTCTGTGGCCCACCACATGTCCTCCCCGTGTTTGGTAGAGAGGAAAACCCTCCTGGACTTCCTGGAGCCCGGTGGCTCAGGCGGTAGCCCTCCCCGCCGGGGGCACAGCACCAGAGGAACCATCCGGCCGAGCTCGGCTCCCAGCCTGGTGCCTTCTCTCTGCAGGATGCTGTGGGCACAATGGACCTCCTGCGCGACATATGGCAAGCAGAGAACACATGCTCAACCACCTTTGGGCCCCGTCAAATCGCTCCTTAAAACGTTGCGGCAATCTCTCTTACGTCGGCGGAGGCCAAAAACACGACAacatctccctcctctttgGTTCGGTGGATCTCCAGCACCAGTCTCAGCGCGGAGAAGAAGTAGTCCTTGTTGCCGCTGTCGCTGTGGACGTCCTCAGCGGGCGACAAGGCCTCCAGCCTGATGAGCGGGACGCCGTCGTAGTGGCTCACCAGCTTGTCGGTCGCGGGCGGGACGGCGAGGATCACCACTCTGAGCCCAGACCTCTGCAGCAGGATGTCCTTTAGGAGACCCAGCAGTATGTCCGTGCTGACTGTCCTTTCGTGGGCCTGGTCGATGACGACGACCCCGTAGTGCTCCAAAAAAGGGTCCGACATCATCTCTCGCAGCAGCATGTGGTCGGTGCAGTACCTGAGCGGGCAAAGTCATCAGAGGAGTTAGTGGCTACTACAAAACCAAAACTAGACGACAGGTAGCAGACTGGATGAGTTTGCAGGTTTGAGGGCTGGCTGTGAAATAAGACGTCCTGACAGCTCAGTCAACAGACCTCAGGATAGTGTCCGCGGAGCAGCAGTTCTCCAGAGGGATGGTGTAGCCCACCTCGTGGCCTATGTTGACGTCCATTTCGTCGGCCACGCGCAAGGCCAGATCCACGGCGCTCTGCCCGATGCTCTGCGTGCACACGACCATGCCGTGCCGGTACTTGGCAGAGAGGCAGAACTCGGCAGACCACTGAGGGATCTGAAAGAGAACATCTCTCAACTTGTTTTTTCTGATTCACAGACACTCAGCGGAAAGTGGAGAGCATCCGTTTTCattacaaaacaaacatggacatGAGCTACTGTATTATGGCTAATAATGCAAAATTGCTTTGGCAGCATGGGGCGGCTCCAGCGGATCAGgactcccagcagcagcaggaggtgccCTTAAATCCCTGCTGGAGCTTTTGTGAAGCTCCACTGTCCGCCTGGAGCTCGGACAGCCATGACAGCAGCACAACAGCATCCGCTGAGCTGGGCAGCCTGTTCACACAAGCTCGCACAATGCGGCGATCTCCATACATGTCAATAGCgagagaatgaaataaaatccaCACCAAAAAGGAATCAAAAGATGTTACTGTTGAGAAGATAAAGATGACAATGCTGGGCAGTAAACAACTtggttttttaatcaaattaaggCAAGTAGGTCTCTAATTCAAGTCACACACAGTCAGGTATGCTTGGTATTTTGGCCCAGACTGAAGGAATTCAAAATGTCCTTGAGCAGAGGATTGAGAGTTGAAATGAGATTCACTTTCACTCCGTATCAGAGTGCACGTGACACGTCGATCGCCTCCTCAgaccttctctccttccttcctacctTCGCTCCTAAAACGTGCGTGTTAGTGACCGCGCGTCTTACCTGCGTGCTCCTCCCAGTGTTCGCTGTCCCGGACACAACAACCAGTTGGTTGTTAAGCAGAGCCTCTTGGAACTCGCACCTGACCTTCCACACGGACAGAGCCTGCCTCTCTTTTAGCAGCTTGTAGTAACGGGAGGAAAATGGCAAGCCATCGAATGGATTTAACTCCAGCTCATCCCCGAAGCCAAACGGGTCCTCCGCGGCACATTCCTCACTTTCCGGGCAAATTCTTTCATCAGACATGATACATACAGGGAGAGCTCACAGATTCACGGGTTTCCTACCACTCCATCTACGGCTCCATTTCGGATTTCCCTCGGAACGATTAAAAAGAGAATCCGTTTCGTTAACTTGGACGAATCGTACAATACATGAGGGTCTTGCTCGGTTAATTGCTAAAACTATATTCATAAAGCTGTTCAGAGTTTCTGGTTGTTCTGGTGGAGGCTGTCCGGCTCGCAGTGCGCACCCGGTGCGTAATTTCTCTCCGGTGTGGCTGAGCACGTGTTTTGATTTGCTCAGGGCTTCACATTCAATACTGAACAAGCAATGCCCGCCGTCATAATCTCCTGATTATCCCAAAATGAGCACGGGCCAAGTGGCAAGGACTGTGACGCTAATATCAAATCAAAATATCCCCTTTTATGTTTACACGTTTGTTAAATGCGTATTAAATAGTGTGCAATATAATCTACAGAGACCAGAAGGTTCTAGTTTGTGTGTAAGCCCCTTTCTGCAGCTTAAATAAAAGGCATTTACCAGTTTTCAGTGTTTCCTCTTCAGAATTACTactatttgaacattttttaaatatgagaCCGTATAGTAGGATCAAGTAATTTTACGGgaataacacaaataatgatGGATACAACAATTTAGGGCAGTGaactttttgttgttaaaatggACTATGATTAAACATTAAGCGCTGTTGTAattcatgacttttttttagatGTGACTGGTGATActtattcatccattcatatGCTGCAGGCTTCAAGCTTCTCCACAAGGAGGAGTTGTGATCATAAATTTATCTTAACCATTAAACCAGACTAAATGTCTCAACTCCAGAGTCTGTAAACATCTCTGATAATTACTAAGAATAAATGGATATGTTAACAATCAGACCAAATGTTAAGCATTTAACACAGCAACCTAGATTTAGTAGGTGTCGATATTTATATTCTATTGTTTTACTATTTGTACCCCTCACAAAGGCCTCAGCAAATGGCTCTTGACTCAGACAGTTAAGATAAGCCCCACATGTCTGTGTTAGATAGTCATCAAGCTATTTCAAATCTTTCAATCCAAAAAGACTGCTGCAAAATGTTAAATTGCTGTTAGATACTGGAGGATTTTGACAGAAAGCGTAGCTTTTGTGGACACTGAACATTGCGGCTTTACATTTGGATACAGTATGAAAGTCTAGTTTCTTATAAATCAGTTTAAAGTGAGGAGTAAAGTTGCccttgtttgtgtgcatctgGGCTGTTTTCTAAGAGCTTTTATATAGAAATACTGTTGTTTCTCAATAATAGATTTTTcttgctttggaaaaaaaaagcacaaagattGATAATAAAAGTGTTTGCAAAACGTTTTTACTAAAACACCAGACACTTAAGTGTTTTCTTTACATATGATGTATCAAACAatcattatatttaaaaaaaaaaagcattctcCATGGATATGTGTTCACCTGTAACACAACATAAAAGAAACATGTGGTAATAACATACAGTCAGGTGACAGGACTCAAATAATGTATATTATTACATGAACACACATAGCATTGAAAAAGCAAAGTAAACAAAGCACTGCATGTAAATCTAGTGCATTATTAAAAAGATAATTgtatcaaaagtaacaaaaattcaAAGCCACCTTTTAGCCTACACATTTGTGAACGAGAGCTGTGCTTAAAGGAAAAGTTGCGCAGTGTGAATGTATatgcaaacattttcaattaCCACAAGTACAAAGCAATGTAGGATCGGGTATATCGGCTTTAAAAAACTTCATTCAagttaaaaataattgaaaatgacAACACTTCATTTCAGTGGCAGAAATGTGTCCTTGTCAAACATATCGAGCCACACATGAACAGTTCAGCCTGACACGGGCTGATCACATGCCTCCATGACGCCTGCGTGACCACAGCTCCGAGGAAGTCCTCTGGGATTCATTCACCGGGTTTCACACAGAGCCCATCGGCTTAGAGAGGCACACAAGGAAAGGCTCCGAAACACGCATGACCTTTCAGCAGAGACATCCGCTCTGCCTCCGACAAATCAACGCTTCCTGGATCCATGTCGAGCCCATACCTCAGAACCAAGATCCCTTAACTGAGCCTCTTGGGTCTTGTTATGGAAAGTTGGTGACATTTTCCAAATCGACTGGTTACCCGAAATACAAATGCAGAGGGAACAGACTCGagtccccccccttctcccatTGCAGAACTGTTGCAGTAacacaactttttattttctccctaCCCCTTTAATAAACATTGAGTTCCACATGAACAACAAGTGTTGTTCTCATCTGTCATTGCACAACACTcttcgcccccacccccacactccctccctcctgtaATATACAGAACAAAAAGCATCATGTAAAGGGTTCCCTTCATTAAAACACGTTTCATATGGTCTGCCAACAGAATTTCACAAGTTGGCTTTTTAGAAAACGTTTTAACCTCCTGTCACCGTCACCGTCGATGAGGCGTAGAGAAAATGGTCAAACTGACGCAAGCGAGTTGCTACCGTGTAGGAGACAAGATACTGCATGGCAATAAATACAGAATATAAATACTTTACATGTACCTGAGCACCGACTCGTAGCACCAGAAAGGAGCACCAAAGGGACACGGCAGATCTCCTGATGCACAAAGAAGCCGCCACATTTTAAGGTTTTCATAGTTTTCATAGTGCAAATTCTTGTAGTGTGTCGCCACAACATGGTCCCTCCCGTCCCTCGTCCTCTCAGCTGCTGTATTTGACGTTGGCAATGATGCAAGGCTTTGGTAGCGTTGGTGGTTGCTTGGGACCGGGTCTAGAGAAGGGAGAAGAGTGAAGCAAGTTATGTTTCAGTAAGTGATACCGGCTTCTGTGTTATTTTTTTGACCTGAACCATAGAGACGGTCGGAACGCACCTGTTGGCGTCTGGGACAGGGCGCGCGGGTCTGGGCACACCTGGTGTCTGTGCGGGGCCACAAACAGAAGAGGGCCTCTGGACCACAGAGGAACTCCGAACCAGATGCGAGATCCTCGGATCGGCAGGAAGGGGTTTCTGAGGAGGACTGGGCTTCTCCAACTCCTGGCAGACACATGGAAATAACAACTGAGAATCTCCACCAGGTGGCACTCACAGCTCGGGGCTGCTCGGcagcgtcctcctcttcctctcaactTGCCATGAGAGGAAGAGTCACGTGGTTTGAATCAGAGACTGAGATCACGACAAAAGCCTGCTACCCAGCCCCCATCTGGTCTCCATTCTCATCCTTCCCCCCTATTTGTCTTCCTGCTTGCAGAGAAACCCTTCAAACATcacaaaggaaaggagagaaacaaCCATGGAATCAGATTCCAACCATTtattcacaaaacacaaaaaggaggaTAAGTCTCTCCTTTGCGTCCTTGAGGTTCAAGTATGACGACGTTCTGCACTATTCAAAGTTCTGCTACTAATTCATCTCATTGACAGCTGGGTACCGTCATACAATGAGCCAATTGGAGTTGCATCCTAAAAGTATTGAATACCAAATGGTATTAAAGTGTGATGCAGCCAAACTAAAAAGAGCGTGCCCGGTCAAGGTGATTTGGCATAAAAGGATATTTAACAGAACTAAACTCTTCCATTGGTCAGTGCTTGCGCGCCCCCCACCGCCTCCCAGCAAAGAGCTCCTTCTCTGGGATGAACATGGAAGACTCCGTCAGCGCCTTGGAGCTGCCAAACAGCTGCCGAATAGATACTGCCGGTGAATTCTGCTGCCAACAGCTTTCCGTTTCACACTTTGACATTAAATCGGAGCAGCCGAGAGGGGGGAAATTGACTTCCCTAAGTGTGGAAACGGCGCCAAGAGCTGCTGCACTGCACCTGTTATACAGGTGTAAGACGGGGAACAACCTCAGTGAAACTACGTTGAGCTCCTTCTGGAAATGTCTCATTTACTGCTCTGAAGCAAAGCTCACAGACACATACAAGTGTACAAGTTGTTATGATGACTCGTGATGCCCCCGGTCCCTAATAAATAGTCAAACGTAATTTAGCACAGCActacaaaaatatgaaaacgCACTTATCCATCAATCTTGAAGGAATCATATTGTGGAGATATCTGTATAAGTGAAAGGTGTATATCCTGTTTATAGTCATGCTGTGTCTTTTTATTtgagtctatttttttttatctttcgcctttttcttttcttgttttcactGCAGTAACAAATGAATCTCCCCCGCTGTTGGATATTTATTGTGTCAGGCTCTTTATGGAATGTCGATCTATCCCATCACTTAATGTTGCAACAAGTAGTCCCTCCAGAACACAGTTGTGTTTTGAATCCAGTGATCCTGTGTGAACCCTGTGTGAAGACTGGAATGTCATTCCTGGTTTGATGCCACTATAATTAGCGTGACACTGCGGCATGTCTTTGACCTCATTTTACCTGCTGCCCGTAAAGGCTGGGACTCATTGCTGATATTTCATCCTCattgctatttattttttctttctttcagggcTGCAACGAGTTAATCGGTGATAACTTTCCACCTGTGTTGTTCTGATTTATCATGAAAAACCTTTTCCGAAAATATAAAAGATCGCACAATAGTTCCACAGGGTTACGGTGACATTTTCAGAATGCTGGCTATTCCCAAACCAACACTCAAAACCGAAAGGTATTCAATTCTCAATGACATTAAACTAAAACCAGCAAATCCTAAATTCTCAGCTTGCAGTTTCCGCCTGAAAAAGGACAATGCATTGATTACATTTGATTAATGACTCGTTCCCTCAAGCCGCCcctgtgttccctttgtgtttctgtcttttggATCCTCTCTCTCGCTGGGTCCGTCTACCTCACTTGCCTCCAGGGAACAAGTCAAACCGGATTAAAGCAAATATAAGTCTTTGAGAATCGCTGAGTGAGAGGGATTTAACACCAGGAACTCCTGGCTTTCTCTTCCCCCTCAACTCTGTCAGTCCGGCAGTGCCATAACTAAACTCCATGGAATATCGGTGGCAGCCAATTTAATATCACCCAGCGATATTTGGGCATACTTTCTAGCTCCAGTTGCTGTTTCatcttctgtccccccccccccccccgcccctgcccctccccccccctcctcctcctctgcatgtCTGGCtccattttctttatttatgtgCTGGTTAGTAGAATCGAAGTCTCGCTCCGATGACGCTGCCTCCCCGTGTTAACCTTGTTATTTAATGAGACAGCACATCACTGTAGACATGCATATGCCTTCATAGGACACGAAAGAACCGTGAAAACGGTCGACGCCGTGATACCGTAGGTGCAGCGAACAACATCACATCCCTGGTTAGGTATTATGGGCTGTGGTGTGTAAAAGCTCACAAGACAAATCAGAAGCAATTACATGGAGcagcatcatttaaaataaagcgAGGGAACAGGAAACTCGCTCACCATGACCATCCTGCAGGAGTTATGGCGGGCCGCGCCACGAAAGGACGCCCCCCGCGCTGCGGCGTGGACGTGAGGTGGAGGCAATGGGGGTCTCGCCAGCCCAGGGCCGGGAGAGAGGGACAAGGTGAGAGACAGGGGGACGGGGTGGCTGAGGTGAACCGGGGGGCACTTTGGCAGTCTGCGCAGGCTGTGGGAGGGGTAAGGGGCCGGTGGGAGCGCCGCCTCTGGACCCCCCCGGTGGTGAGGCTGCAGAGAGATGAGAGGCAGAACCAGAAGAGTCAAGGCGAGAGTCAAGAAAGATCAcgtcagcctcctcctcttcctctgctgttCGTTCTGTTGCTGCAACGATAAAAAGTAAACCgaaccccctccctccatgcTCCCCGAATTCAGCTGGCCTATCAAAGTGGAAGAGGAATACTGCTTGACTTCATTCACAGGTGGACTTCGCTAAAGAGCCCACACAAACTCCCACTAAATGGGAGCTTTCCTACTATTTAGACCTGGCCAGATGTGTGCGCAACTCTAAAAAGACTCGATGCAACACGTACGAGAGCGCGCACAACACGGGGCGGTTTAACACAGCTTCCGACAACTGGAAAATGACCTCAGTTGCACTGTTCTTACATCAAACAGCCTTACATCCTTTTCTCCTCTTATCGTTAATCTTAAATGAAAACCA containing:
- the dhx32a gene encoding DEAD/H (Asp-Glu-Ala-Asp/His) box polypeptide 32a isoform X2, with protein sequence MSDERICPESEECAAEDPFGFGDELELNPFDGLPFSSRYYKLLKERQALSVWKVRCEFQEALLNNQLVVVSGTANTGRSTQIPQWSAEFCLSAKYRHGMVVCTQSIGQSAVDLALRVADEMDVNIGHEVGYTIPLENCCSADTILRYCTDHMLLREMMSDPFLEHYGVVVIDQAHERTVSTDILLGLLKDILLQRSGLRVVILAVPPATDKLVSHYDGVPLIRLEALSPAEDVHSDSGNKDYFFSALRLVLEIHRTKEEGDVVVFLASADEVHCAHSILQREGTRLGAELGRMVPLVLCPRRGGLPPEPPGSRKSRRVFLSTKHGEDMWWATESVNFVIDTGVQKKMVYNPRIRANSEVLQPISQYQADVRRRLSGPTGKCFCLYQEDGQLPAENPAQILESNITPTVLFLKRMEIAGLGQCDFIERPATSCFLEPPAGRGHEAVQCHRKFQHPEGDHFTLINIYNAFKRSQREQYFTAEKWCQDYFLDHSALKEAEAIRSELTDTLNRIELPISEPFFGTKTNTHNVKRALLAGFFMQIARDVDGSGNYFILTHKHMAQVHPLSGYGPQSHKLGLPEWVVFHEYTLSQNNCMRTVSEISPQVYIQMAPMYFFYNLPPSESKDILQDMLDPEGSRNCQDGKQEASTIGGEVDVGCAVVSQSYDRCVIQ
- the dhx32a gene encoding DEAD/H (Asp-Glu-Ala-Asp/His) box polypeptide 32a isoform X1, translated to MSDERICPESEECAAEDPFGFGDELELNPFDGLPFSSRYYKLLKERQALSVWKVRCEFQEALLNNQLVVVSGTANTGRSTQIPQWSAEFCLSAKYRHGMVVCTQSIGQSAVDLALRVADEMDVNIGHEVGYTIPLENCCSADTILRYCTDHMLLREMMSDPFLEHYGVVVIDQAHERTVSTDILLGLLKDILLQRSGLRVVILAVPPATDKLVSHYDGVPLIRLEALSPAEDVHSDSGNKDYFFSALRLVLEIHRTKEEGDVVVFLASADEVHCAHSILQREGTRLGAELGRMVPLVLCPRRGGLPPEPPGSRKSRRVFLSTKHGEDMWWATESVNFVIDTGVQKKMVYNPRIRANSEVLQPISQYQADVRRRLSGPTGKCFCLYQEDGQLPAENPAQILESNITPTVLFLKRMEIAGLGQCDFIERPDPEGLMQALEELDYLAALDNDGNLSEIGIIMSEIPLDPQMAKALLASCEFDCVSEMLTIAAMLTATSCFLEPPAGRGHEAVQCHRKFQHPEGDHFTLINIYNAFKRSQREQYFTAEKWCQDYFLDHSALKEAEAIRSELTDTLNRIELPISEPFFGTKTNTHNVKRALLAGFFMQIARDVDGSGNYFILTHKHMAQVHPLSGYGPQSHKLGLPEWVVFHEYTLSQNNCMRTVSEISPQVYIQMAPMYFFYNLPPSESKDILQDMLDPEGSRNCQDGKQEASTIGGEVDVGCAVVSQSYDRCVIQ